The sequence below is a genomic window from Acanthopagrus latus isolate v.2019 chromosome 12, fAcaLat1.1, whole genome shotgun sequence.
gtttataaagcactaCATTGTTCATTTAAGTGTTACTTTGTTGTAATTAAAAATGACTTGGAAGTAAAAGTTAGACTTGTGACCAAAAGGGCACATTAAGTATGACATCGACGTGCTGAGGACTCCATTTACATTCTAGGTTTTGCTCAGTGGGTGCTAAAGGAGAGGAATTATGTCAGTCGTAACATGGTTTCACCCTCTGAATGAGCAACCTCAGCAATTATCTGACATTAAGGATAGAGTGTTGGTATCAAGAGATATCAGCTTGAAATATCACTCTAAACAAATGAACCTTTCTCATCAGCTGTTCGTGCAGATCGGATGCGAGGTGGCAGAAACAAGTTTGGTCCCATGTACAAGCGTGACCGTGCCCTCAAGCAGCAGAGGAAGGCTTTGATCGAAGCGAGCGGACTGAGAACAGAGAGCAGCCCACCTCTGGTCTCCTCAACCCACCACAGAGACTTCTCATTTACTGGTGGCCTCAACCCAGTTCCCACGCTTCGAAGCACCACACTACCTATAGGAGAGAATGATTGTCTCAGCCACCAGCTTCCATCAGTGTGCTCACTGCCCTCCACCCAGTACCAGTGTGCCTCCCTCTCAAACTGGGCCATCAAGTCAGAGCGCAGCAGCAACTGTGCGAGTCCTCCGGGCGCTGCTGCAGGAGTCGCCTCAGACTCAAGTCATTTCTCTCCACAGAGTCCCAGGATACCACAGCTAGTGTTGGAGCTCCTGCGCTGTGATCCAgacgagctgcagctgcagaataaGATCGCTGCTCATCTCCTGCAGGAGCAGACGGGCCGGGAGAGACACAGGAGCACCTTCAGCCTGATGTGCCTCATGGCTGACCAGACGCTCTTCTCCATCGTGGACTGGGCCCGTACGTCCATCTTCTTCAAACAACTCAAGGTCAGATCCTGTCTGTTGGCTTTGGCTTTTGAGTTAAAAGCAAATGACAAGATTTTATTATCCAACACTCATAACTTTCTATTTCTACCCATGGTGCAAATTACAACTACATGTTCTCGGGCACTCTACTTCATAGGAATATCTGTATTTAAGTTGAGAACTTCCATTTTTTTGCGACTTTTTACGTGtactccactttttttttcttcctacaTTTGACAGCTGTAGCTAAAAGATACTTTACATACTTTCAATTAACGTACAAATTTACTATCAGCTCAAAAGATTGTATTAGCTGTCATAGATTTAAGCTGCACTTACTGTTAAATTGCAGCCAAATTAAGACAATGTCACCGCACTCAGTGATCAGGAGAAAGCACAGGTTTTGGGTTAAGAGTAGCAGATGATTACTGCCCACAGCTTCTTTCAACCATCCAGTCTGACAAGAccaagagaggagaggaagagaggagctATTTTAATCCAGTTTagatttaaggctgctcctaGCTAATGACTGGCTGCAGCAAAATGAAATGGACAAATGGGCAAATGTGAAATAAGAGACTGTTGTGCCCACAGAGACCTGTCAGtgacacagcaacacagtgacaACCAGCAACCAGTTAGCTTGACTTAATACAAAGATGAGAAGCAGGACTTCCTCAAAAGCCCTCTAACAACATTTTACAGAGAGGAGGACCTTGTCACAGATGTTGGGATGTAAAGAGCAAATGTAACCGTGCATGGATCTGTGACTGAAAAcgtcagtgtgacagcagacagatgcAAGCCTGGACAGATGTGCACCTGCTTTTCTGTGGCATACTGAGGTCATCTTCTCATCTGTGCCAGCTCAGCATCTTGTCATGGCAACATGAACGAGTGCAGTTCGACAGCTCAGCCAAATTGTGCTGTAGTATTCTGGTCATTGCACACTGTTCACACCCATAGAACCCCCTCTTAAATcatttctatttatattttgacattttcaaccaGCTGGTCCAAggaaaaatactgttttaacCCGAATTTGTTTACGGTAATATTTatgatatataaaatataaaactcaACTTTCTGTTGAGTCCTATCTTGGATTATTGGATAATGTATAAATGCTAAATCACAATTACATGTTGCAGACCCACAGTATATAATTCAGTTTTTCTATGAAACGTTATTTCAATCCGATATTTTAGGCTCGGGCTATTTTAGATAAGTTAGGCTAAGAAATATTCAAGTTctctgcagacaaaacaactcCATATGTAGTCCCACACCCCAAAGTTCTGAAAACATGCTGGCTTGCATGATGAGGAAACCAAGTTTTGATCAACATATTTGTTAGTCACTGTGATTGGACAGTCAGATTATGGCAATTAACTAAGCACACCAGCTTGAGTATTAGCATCTGGCTACCATGGAAACACCTGAATGAAACCTTTCACCACAGCattaactgaaaacattttttctttggtttaCTTTTGTTGTCCAAATATGTGTATAATGACATTTCCATCAGCCTCAGGAGTATATCATACCTGCTAAACATATGAGCATCGTCAGCTGTCATGGTTGGAACTAGATGGAAGGGACATGTCTAAAAATGCTGATAACTGATTCATTGTATAAGCATGTACTTGAATTGTTTAAATCCTTCTTTCTGCTCCAAGGTGAGTGATCAGATGAAGTTGCTACACAGCAGCTGGAGTGACCTGTTGCTTCTGGACATCATCTCCAGACAGGTGCTGTACGGCAGAGAGGGCAGTCTGCTGCTGGTCACTGGGCAGGAGGTGAGTCACCTCTGCTCCCCCCAGATTTATTCTGCCTGTTCTATTTGTAGCTAATGAAGATATGTTACAAACCAAACATACAATTGTAATTCTCACATTCATGTCACATTCTCATACAGTATACTGTTCATCCCTTGCTGTATACTATAGACTTTGTCCCGTATGATCAGACAAGTGACTGTTCCAGATGTCATTGCATGTGTTCTTTGGTCCAGATGGAGCTGTCATACATTGCCTCTCATGCTGGTCCTACCTTGGCAAACTTAGTCCAGAGAGGACAGGAGCTGGTTGACAAGCTCCACAACCTAAAGGTGGACCACCAAGAGTTTGCATGCATCAAGTTCCTCATCCTGTTTAACCCAGGTTAGTGACAACAGAGGCTTTTGGGTTTAAAGCTtcagattggaaaaaaaatcataagtGTGCCTTCAGCCAACATATGTTTCAGTAATGCATTTATAGCATGTTTCGAAAAACAGAGCTTTTCCAGGGGGTACAAGGGTCATGTAAGGGCTTTACCTGCATCTGGAACAGACGAACAGGttctctgttccctctctgctctggaGGTAGTAGTTTTCGATGGCTCAGGGATTACGGAAGCCGTATTTGCAGTGCTGAGCTTTCCTCAACAGTCAGACACAGATGGCTGCTTCAACATGTGTACAGCTTTAGTAACAGAGTTACAGGCTGGTGGTTCTATTCCAGGACCCTGCAGTCAACATGTTGAGGTGCCCTAGGGCAAGTTACTGAACCCTTGTTATCACTactgatgagcaggtggcaccttgcatggcaggCTTGGCCACCAgcgtatgaatgtgtgtgtgaattggtgAATGTCTAGCAAACTAGCAAAGCACTTTATTAATATAGCACTTTACCACCAGTTCTCTTTGACATAGCAGTAGAGACCTGAATACACATTCATTCCATGGTACTCCGTTTCCCCCCACTGACCAGATGTGAAGCAGCTTGAAGACCATCAGTACACTGAGAGTGTGCATGAGCAGGTTGAGAGAGCCCTGCTGGAGTACACACTGTGCACGTCCTCCCACCTTCTTGGACGctttgctcacctgctgctgtgtctgtgtgagttgCGCTCTCTCAGCGCGCTCGCTGAAGACTACCTGTACTGCAAACACCTGAGTGCTGAGGTGCCCTGCAACAGCCTGCTCATTGAGATGCTCCATGCCAAGCGCAGCTGGACATGAAGTCTACAGAGGCTCTGTGGTGGTCTACATGTTAGCATATGGAAGCAACAAACTGTGATTAATGTCTAAAACAATGAGATTATCCCAGATATTTCCCTTTGTGCGAGAGCCCAACCAATAAATctattggcctatcacagatatatccaTATTGGTGTATATGTTGCTCAATAGACCATATGAAACCTTTATTAGAGATTTTAATGTAGAAAACAGATCCACAGGGAGATTTAGTCATTAAATTACCATTAGGTTAACTGTTttagtgcactgatgtcatgttAGACAATAAGGTTTATTGGTAAAGTgaaaaatatcctgcctccattatgTCAAGTGTTTGATAATCAATAgtatatcagctgatatattCTATCAGAATTTGTTTTACTTCCTTATATCAACATTGGCAACGGACCCATAAATCGAGTATACTTAGTGCTTTAAAACGTAATTTTAGcaatattatgtaaaaaaaaaaaaaaagaaaagaaaaagaaataaatagcCCAATGTGACTTGTAGCTGCTTCTTAGAAACCCCTTCTAAGATGAATGTACTTTTACGACTACAAAATAATGAAAGCTTAAAATAAGAAATTCTGAATTAGACAAAATAGTTTTGTACCTGTCAGTGTTGATCAATACATCTTCAGGGTTCCAGTAATTCTAGTTTTAAGCATTACTCAGAaccaattttttaaaaaatctgtaacaaGTAACAATATCTTATAATGATAATTTAGGACAAATTAGCTTGAAACAAGTGAATGTACTGGAGTGAGAATTGCCTGGTAAGAAAAAATATCTTGCCAGACAACGAAACAAGCGTACAGTATATTGCCTTTTAGACAATTTATTTGACTtagattgtgttgtgtttaaatacTATCATCGATGGCATCAACGTAAATTCATATCCTACAGGACATATTTCATTATACAAACAAAAGGTTCTTTTCAGctataatacatttaaaatactcATTCTGTGCATACTTATATTTTGAGTTCAATAAAGGACTTTTACAAGTAGTGTCGATGTTGATGTTCtgcttgtgtgttgtttataaggtgacatttttttgaagtgacaaaaataatatCAGTTTTCATTAAGCATTTTGCATTCAGGACCTCCAGACAATAATGCATGTTGTCATGCAGTCTGTCATGCATTATTTTTCTACGTGGTGACAAATTGAGAAGGTTATGAGGTGTCAGCCTGCAACTgagacacaggaaacacatcacaaacatcacatcacagctgttttgggttttttttacagaatacaTTGAAAACTTATTCCAGGATATCATGAACAGTTTCTGCTCATATACTACATTGTCATCAGAGTCTCAAgtctaaaatcaacaaaaaaagcttttctttttcctctctcttgaGGACATACAACATACAACAGACATACACGTCAGTTCATAAACaaattgtacaaacagatggTATGTGTTATGTGCTTACAagacaaatatgtttttctatacattgtttttgttgaggTGTATCTGGTATTTTGGAGCCTTTTGGGCATTGAGTAGAATTTTGAATGAAGGCCTGTGGGCTTTAGCCATGTCTGGCCACAAAGTGTGAGTTCTGATCCGTCCAGCAGGGATGATTAATGATGCTGCAGCCACATGATCACTTTTCGGAAATATACATGCTGTGACACATAGCACAGCTTGTGATTTAGTCCAAGATAATATTTTTGGAGGAAAAAGATAGTGGGCAACACACACTACCTGCAGCTCAAAGTCAGGGCACATTAAATCTTTGTTATCGGTCACTGAGATCCCACTGATAACACCTTCTACCACCTGTTTTGTCCTTTGTACCTTAGTAAAAGGCTTAATCAACATAATGCACTCATCTGGTTTTGTGGAGGCGCCCTATCTGATCTTGTCCACCTCACTGGAGCGCATTTCAAAATCGACCTTGACATCCAGCTGGCATCAAGTTGGCATCCATCCTTTTCAAGGACAAAACATGGCAGCGGGATTAAATACACAATGTAACTGGCCCAGAGCAGGTTGTTGTTCTGTTGGGACGGATCTAACAGAATCTGATTTACCAATACAGCTTccctctgacagaaaaatagtCTCACTTGATTGAAATACATTAAGTCAGGGAAcctgttaaaataaaactttgtgtGCTATTGTGTTCATTATTAGTAACTCCAGTTAATTGAAATCATTTCATGTCAACCTTCAGACATGCTGGTGAGTTAATTCTATGTCTTCTTTACATTAAATCTCAGTTTAAAAGTTTAAGTGAacagtttgaatgtttgaatgaCTTTCAGAATGTTTTATTGGATTCTCCCCCATTTGCTTCAATGGCAGCGTGCACTCGAGCTAACATGGACTCCACACATGTCCACTAAGACCTCGACAGCAGCCTTCTTTTGATAGTATCTTTGCTGTTCGTAGTCTTGTGTTCTTCTGACACTTCTGACTTTCTGAATCCTCAAACTCTGgttatttacatgtttacatgacAACATTAGAGGTTTTCTAAaggtctcagacttttggacacaatgtgaataaaaatgtttgctgaGCTAACTGCTTCAATAATAGTAGATCAAGGTTTAGGCTCTGTCAAATGAGAATTTTCTCACTTTCCTCAGTGATATGTTTCCAAGTGGATATTTTTAGTTGTATTTGAGTTGTGTTTGGAGATATTTGTCTACTCCACCATAATAAAAGTAAATCTGACTATAAGCAGTGTTCTGTTGTATGGAAACACACTTGTGGCATTTAAAGCATATAACAATAACTTCTTTTAATAACATAATTATAGTTAAAATCCAAGTGCCTGATGCAAGACAGCACAGTTGATTTTACTGTACAGTATACAGGTCAAAATGAAAACCATACAGAATATGCATAGTGAAGAAATGCTGTAGCTTTGGGctccaaaataacattttgtatgtgtgtattttttaaatttcaaacaaTTTCTTTTTATATCAGTCATTCAAAATATTAGTGTTCTCTTATTGCACTACAATTGAGCTACATCCAAGTGTCAAACTTCTTTAGGTTAATCCTTTTGTTAAAGCCctgttttaaagctgcagtctgaagtcatgagaaaaaagtggaattagcccacagaggagcctgctgtgcacgagtaggcttgtaaccatggtaacagaggatgtcagataaccaagatggtgtattcaaaataacaacaacatcataagccctgattgttctcTTTCTaatcaatacaactaaattacaatgatgagTGCCTCATGCCGATCACTGTAGGTATcctgagtaacaaacaatatttctcCCATCGCTGTAGACAAAGTTACCAGCGAATCATTCAGGTAAACATCAGAgcgtactgaacacaaactaatgtcacttgaaagacacttttgcaaACCAGTAGCtataaacacaaagctaaacactggagttaCCGTACAAcctaacaagctagatttagcaacaagccatgtagctcgactgcaacatcataTGGCAATATGCGCTAttgtgagtattactgtaaccactGCCACCACAgtcttgtggttaaaacatagaattaaacatatatcaagcgggggtccttacttgtccagcagaaaatCAGCTAACTCTGCatcgctcttgagtccttacaaatcccgcagctccctccaccactgaaatgacactttttactctgcttttcttcgtcagtcttcttatttcttctctttgacgtgggcaatgTTGGGGCAAtttttggctctgttgttgttgtctgttctcctccaTTGTTTACAGGTCAacatatctgaccaggtaagagcaggaACTACACCTGTGCAGGGGAGGGGCACTGCTCAGTACCTATGTGAGGaaggggggctgccagcagtaTGCACAAGAAtgactgacacttctcagacactccccttggttctgattggttgtgttgttccaggagcagtggattcttgcaaatcaaattagagtcactgggtggagccacagacagt
It includes:
- the LOC119030062 gene encoding steroidogenic factor 1-like isoform X1 — protein: MQQTGSVDSCWRWLRWNTEQAHVWLFQVRLCRMQCRQAVCPEELCPVCGDKVSGYHYGLLTCESCKGFFKRTVQNNKQYVCAESQDCTIDTTQRKRCPFCRFQKCLHVGMRLEAVRADRMRGGRNKFGPMYKRDRALKQQRKALIEASGLRTESSPPLVSSTHHRDFSFTGGLNPVPTLRSTTLPIGENDCLSHQLPSVCSLPSTQYQCASLSNWAIKSERSSNCASPPGAAAGVASDSSHFSPQSPRIPQLVLELLRCDPDELQLQNKIAAHLLQEQTGRERHRSTFSLMCLMADQTLFSIVDWARTSIFFKQLKVSDQMKLLHSSWSDLLLLDIISRQVLYGREGSLLLVTGQEMELSYIASHAGPTLANLVQRGQELVDKLHNLKVDHQEFACIKFLILFNPDVKQLEDHQYTESVHEQVERALLEYTLCTSSHLLGRFAHLLLCLCELRSLSALAEDYLYCKHLSAEVPCNSLLIEMLHAKRSWT
- the LOC119030062 gene encoding nuclear receptor subfamily 5 group A member 2-like isoform X2 encodes the protein MQCRQAVCPEELCPVCGDKVSGYHYGLLTCESCKGFFKRTVQNNKQYVCAESQDCTIDTTQRKRCPFCRFQKCLHVGMRLEAVRADRMRGGRNKFGPMYKRDRALKQQRKALIEASGLRTESSPPLVSSTHHRDFSFTGGLNPVPTLRSTTLPIGENDCLSHQLPSVCSLPSTQYQCASLSNWAIKSERSSNCASPPGAAAGVASDSSHFSPQSPRIPQLVLELLRCDPDELQLQNKIAAHLLQEQTGRERHRSTFSLMCLMADQTLFSIVDWARTSIFFKQLKVSDQMKLLHSSWSDLLLLDIISRQVLYGREGSLLLVTGQEMELSYIASHAGPTLANLVQRGQELVDKLHNLKVDHQEFACIKFLILFNPDVKQLEDHQYTESVHEQVERALLEYTLCTSSHLLGRFAHLLLCLCELRSLSALAEDYLYCKHLSAEVPCNSLLIEMLHAKRSWT